From the genome of Streptomyces sp. NBC_00523:
CCAGCGCCACACCGCGAGCCACCCGAGCATCGTGCAAGGATCCGTGGCCGCTGCCGTGCGCGGTGACTTCGGCAACGTCCGGTTCACGGAAAGGACCAAGGACACCGAGCTGTTCATCAACCCGCTGATGGCGCTGTACTTCTGTGTCGACCTGCCCGGACTGGCCCGCCGCAATCTCTACCTCGGTCGGCTGGAACGGACTTCGCTGATGCGGCAGGTGAGTTCCGCGATCGAGGAATTCCGCACCACGCTGCCCCGCCGGCGTCCGCCGAGGACGTTCCCGCACTGAAGGCAGCGCGGGGTCGGGGGCCGGTCCGATCCGACCGCGGGTCCTGCCGAGTTGGGGTGACTCGGCAGGACGGGGTCGTATCCGCCCTCGCCTCACGGGCTCATGGGGCGCCCTTCACCAAGTGGGCGGCGGAGTCGGTCAGGTTCGCGGGGGCGGCCATGGCTGTACCCAGCACGAAGGCCGTGGTGAACAGCACGGTTGCGATGAGCTTCGTCAAAGTCTCTGTATTCCTCATTGCGGACGGGAACGCCGACCACTTGGTCCGCGTCTAGTCGCGGCGAATCGTTCCTGCCTGCCGCTTCATCACGCGGACGATCGTTTCTGCGTGGAGTGATGGGTCGGAGAGTGCCGTGACCGGCCCGGGGAACCCTTTCTCCTCTCTGCTCTTCGCGGATTCGGCCGGCAGGTAATCATCGGTCCAGAGCGGTCGCAGCCCGAGCGGGTACCGGATCTCCTCGAACTTGTCCGCGTGCGAAGTGTCGCCGCTTGCGGTGCCGACGCTCGGCACCGGTACCGTCCGCGCCTCCCGCTCGATGTCCTCCAGGCGGCGGCAGAAGTCGACGTGCAACTCATCCATCGTGTCGAAGAAGCTCTCCAGCAGAGAGCACATTCCATACCTCCTGTAGCCACGCCCACCGCCGGCGCCCACCGTGCCGAAACGGCAGATGGGGCCCGGACCGTACAGGGACGGCGGTGCGTTGTTCGCTCGTGATCGTTTACGGGATTCCAGACTCCCCAACGATGCCGACCGTCGAAAGGAACGTTCCGATCGGGTGATTGCGTCCGGATTCGACCTCCGCGTGAAAGGCGCGTCGGGTGTGCGTGAGGAGTTCGCGTACCGCCGGGTTGTGTGCGCTCTTCCAGACCAGGGCGAGCAGTGCCGGTGTCTCGACGTCGTCGATGGTGCGGGCGGTGAGCCGGTCGCGGTGGGCCGCGGCCATCGAGTCGCTGAGTACGGCCACGCCGAGGCCGCGGGCGGCGAGGTCCGCGATGGCGTCCGCGGCGCTGGCCTGCATCGCGATCGAGGGCTGGAGGTGCTGTGCGGCGCATGCCTGGTCGAATACGGCGCGCAGGCCGGTGCCGGTGGGCATGCACACGATGGGGTGGGCGGCCAGGTCCCGCAAGGTGACCCGCCGCCGTCTCGTCAGGGGGTGCCGGGCCGGGACCGCCGCGACGAGCCGTTCGCTGATGACGGTCAGCGCGTGCAGCCCGTCGGGGGCCGCCGTCGCGGTCCCGATGAGTGCCAGGTCGACGGCTCCGGTTCGTACGCCGTCGGTGAGGCGGTCGGAGTTGTCCTCCAGGAGCGCGATCTCCACGCCCGGGTGTGCCTCGTGGAATGCGGCGAGGGCTTCGAAGAGCGGGGTGAGGGTGCAGCCGATGACCATTCCGACGGTGAGCCGCCCCCGTATCAGCTCGGTCACCTCGTCCACCGACTGACCGACCGCTCCGGCTGCGGCGAGGGCGGCGCGGGCGTGTGCGAGCGCGGCCTTGCCCGCGACGGTGAGGACGACGGTCCGGGCCGACCGGTCGAACAGCTCGGCACCGAGCTCCTGCTCGAGCCGGCGGATCTGGGCGCTGACACCGGACTGGCTGATGTGTACCCGCTCAGCCGCGCGGGTGAAGTTCTGCTCTTCGGCGACGGCGACGAAGTACTCCAGCTGCCTCAGTTCCATGCCTGCGCATTCTAGTTTGCAGAAGAACCATCTGTTGGATTTCTGACTGGTGGCCGATCACGCTGGAAAGTGCCGGAACACCACGTGAGGAGAAACCCATGCCGGAGTACGAGAAGGCCATGCGCCCCGAGGACATCACCCGCCTGTTCGTCGAGCGGTCCAACGCCGGTGACGCGGCCGGGGTCGCCGCGCTGTACGAGGAGGACGCGGTCATGGCCTACCCGCCCGGCGAGCGGACGGTCGGGCGCGACGCGATCCGTGCGCTGTGGGGGAAGGTGCTGGCCAACGGCCCCCGTTTCGAGCCGGAACAGCCGCTGCCCACGCTGATCAGCGGCGACATCGCGCTCACCTCGACCCCGCCGAAGGACGGGGCCGGTGCGCGGGCGCAGGTCGTCAGGCGCCAGCCGGACGGGAGTTGGCTGCGGCTGCTCGACCAGCCGGAGTTCGCCCCGCCGGGCCGCTGAGGCGGGTACGCGGCCGGGCCGGGTTGCGCGTCGAGCGCCGTACGGTCGTGGTGGCTCCGCCTCGGGCCGCGCGTCCGTGGTCCCCTCATCACCACGGCATGATGGGCGTATGAGCACGCCTCGTCGCCGGGCCGGAGGTGGGCGTGGCCCCGCCACCTCTGACGCGTAGGGACCTGAAGATGCCTTTCCTCGATCGCTCGAACGGTGCCCCCGGAGGCGCCGCTCTGCGACCCGCCGACGGTCGACGCCCGATGCGGGGCGCGCGGGCCGCGGTTCTCCTGCTGCACGGCGGGCGCGTCGACGCGCTGGAACCTCCTGCGGCGCTCAACCTCCCCGCGCTGCGCATGAAGCCGTTCGCCACGCGTATCCAGAGGGCCGTGGCCCGGGAGGACGTCTTCGTGGGCCACGTCCGCTACCAGCACCGCGGCTGGAACGGTCACCACGCCCATCCCGTCGCCGACGCCCGCCGTGCGCTGAGCGAGCTGTACGAGGTCGCCGGCCCGGTGCCCGTCGTGCTCGTCGGCCATTCCATGGGCGCTCGTGCGGCGCTACGTGCGGCCGTCGATCCGCAGGTGAAGGGTGTGGTGGCGCTGGCCCCCTGGTGTCCGCCCGGCGAGTCCGCCGCGCACCTGGGCGGTCGCACCGTGGTCGCCCTCCACGACGAGAGCGACCGCGTCACCCGGGCCGGGGACACCTGGGCCTACCTCTCGCGCGCCCGGGACGCCGGGGCGGAGACCCACGGCTTCCGCATGCCCTGCGGGGGCCACACCATGATCCGCGGTGCCCGCCAGTGGCAGCGCCTCGCCGCCGAGGCGACTGCGGGGCTGCTCGGGCTCGCGCCCCTTCCGCTCCCTCCTGCGGAGTGAACCGGCCGGCCGTTCAGGCACGGTCGTGGAGAGTGATGTGGTAGCCGTCGGGGTCGGCGAAGGCGAAGGTCCGGCCGAAGGGGCCGTCGATCGGTGCGGAGACGATGGTGTGACCGTCGGCGACGAGGGCGTCGTGGATGGCCTGGACATCGGTGGCGCGAAGCCAGATGGCGGCGCCGACGCCGGGCTGGGCCACGGATGCGAGGTCGGTACCGGGAACGAGGTCGCGGAGCGCGAACGCGATCGGATTCGTCTCGAAGACGACGGCGTGCGGAGGCCCGGCCTGCGAGCGCACCAGGCCGAGGTACTGCTCGTAGAACGCCTGGGAGACGCCGAGGTCGCGCACTTGGAGCGAGAGAAAGTCGGGGCCGATGGCGGGCATGGTGATGCTCCTTCCGTCACGCCGGAATCCCATGTCAGATTCCTGACACACCCACCGTATGTCAGAATCCTGACATGGGCAAAGACAGTGGCGGTGTGGACCTCGACAAATCACTGGGCTACCTGCTGAAGGAGGCTTCGAGCGCACTGCGGGCGGGCATGGAGGAGGTGCTGCGACCACTCGGGATGACCGTGACGCACTACTCCTGCCTCGAACTGCTGGCCCAGCGACCCGGCCTGTCGAACTCCGAGCTCGCGCGCGGTGCGTTCGTCACACGCCAGTCCATGAACGTGCTGCTCCAGACGCTGGAGCGGGACGGCTACGTGACCCGGCCCGTCGAAGAGCGCGTCGGAAAGGCTCTCCCCGCGCGACTCACTCCGCGTGGCCGCGAGAGCCTGAAGGAGGCGAGCGCGGCGGTCAGGGCTGTCGAGGTCAGGATGTTGTCCGACTTGACCGAGACCGAACAGACGGGCGCGTTCCGCATCCTGCAGAGCATGATCGATTCCCTGCGCAGCGGCGACCACGGGCAGGCGTAGGCGCCTCGAACCCGACGGCAACGGGACGTCGCGTCAATGCTTCCGCGAGGGGTACACGCGGGACGTAGGCACCGGACCGATGAAGGGAACACCATGGGGGAATCACTGCGCGCCGTGGGTTGGGCCCGGTCACTGCCACTGCACAGTGAAATCAGGATCGCGCGGGAATGGGCACGTGGGCACCTGGAGACGCTGCCGTGGGCCGCCGACGCCTCGGACGTGGTCGACGATGTGCTTCTGACCGTCTCGGAGCTCGTCACCAATGCTCATGTCCACGCCGACAGCAACGCGCAGTTGGTCATGACCTGGGACGAGTGCTGTCTGCACGTGGCCGTCCACGATTCCTCGACCGCGTTGCCCACACCACGCCCGCCGAGTTCCGACAGGCCGGGCGGCCGGGGCATGTTCCTCGTCGACGCCCTGGCCGACGAGTGGGAGACCCGCCCCTGCAACGACGGCAAGATGGTGATCGCCTGCTTCCGACCGCCCGCGGCAACCCAGCAGGGTGACTGAACAGCCCGCCGTCGCTACTCGTGCGCCCCGCGGAAGAGTGACAAGAGGTTCTGTGCCGGAGTCGAGTCCGGGTCGAAGTACTGCGTGGCCAGGGCGGGCGGCACGGCCGTTCCCCGCATGCGGACCTCGTGGCACGTGAAGCAGAACGCCGCCTCGAACAGGGCCGCGCCGAGGTGTTCGTCGTACGCCCGGACGCTCCAGCCGGGCGAGAACCCGCAGCGGTGCTGTTCGCTGCCGGGCAGACTCGCCATCAGCGACAGCGCGGCGGCGGCATCGCTCCCGGCCCAGTGCGCCGCAACCGTGCCCGGATAAGGGTCCTCCCGCCCGGCGGGCAGGCCGGAGAGTCGTACGACCTCGATCAGTACGGTGCCGTCAACGGCTTCGGCGGGGAGTCGCATGTGCGTAGTCTGCCCGACCCGAAACGGCATGTCTTCAAGGCCGATACGTGGGTCCAGTGGCGAACCGCCGCCCCGGGAGGCCGCGTTCCTCGCGTGTCAGGCGTGCGCCCCGCGGGGGTGCGATGCCTTGTGCGAGACGCCGTGGTGTGCGGGCCGGTACGTGGTGTGGGCCGCGAGGCGCCGCAGGGACACGGCGGCCGTGATGAGGAGGCCGGTGAAGACGGTCAGGAGGAGGGCTGACACCCACATCTGACGGCTTCCGGGGGCCTGCCAGCCGGTCCAGACGACGGACGCCGCCCACAGCAGTGCGCCGACGGCGTAGAAGGAACGGGCGCGGTGGAGCTGCCGCACGGCCCGCAGGAACTGGATGCGCTCGGTCTTCTTCGGTGCCATGCGCACCCGTGTACCCCGATGTGCCGCGGTCATCGGGGCTCGGAGATTCGATCAGCGGGAACGGCGTCACCCGAGAGTGCGGCGATCCGGTCCCGGGCGGTGCGGGCGCCCCCCGGCCAGGGGACGCCCGCCGGGGTTCAGCCGACGCG
Proteins encoded in this window:
- a CDS encoding LysR family transcriptional regulator; the protein is MELRQLEYFVAVAEEQNFTRAAERVHISQSGVSAQIRRLEQELGAELFDRSARTVVLTVAGKAALAHARAALAAAGAVGQSVDEVTELIRGRLTVGMVIGCTLTPLFEALAAFHEAHPGVEIALLEDNSDRLTDGVRTGAVDLALIGTATAAPDGLHALTVISERLVAAVPARHPLTRRRRVTLRDLAAHPIVCMPTGTGLRAVFDQACAAQHLQPSIAMQASAADAIADLAARGLGVAVLSDSMAAAHRDRLTARTIDDVETPALLALVWKSAHNPAVRELLTHTRRAFHAEVESGRNHPIGTFLSTVGIVGESGIP
- a CDS encoding YybH family protein, which gives rise to MPEYEKAMRPEDITRLFVERSNAGDAAGVAALYEEDAVMAYPPGERTVGRDAIRALWGKVLANGPRFEPEQPLPTLISGDIALTSTPPKDGAGARAQVVRRQPDGSWLRLLDQPEFAPPGR
- a CDS encoding alpha/beta fold hydrolase, giving the protein MRGARAAVLLLHGGRVDALEPPAALNLPALRMKPFATRIQRAVAREDVFVGHVRYQHRGWNGHHAHPVADARRALSELYEVAGPVPVVLVGHSMGARAALRAAVDPQVKGVVALAPWCPPGESAAHLGGRTVVALHDESDRVTRAGDTWAYLSRARDAGAETHGFRMPCGGHTMIRGARQWQRLAAEATAGLLGLAPLPLPPAE
- a CDS encoding VOC family protein is translated as MPAIGPDFLSLQVRDLGVSQAFYEQYLGLVRSQAGPPHAVVFETNPIAFALRDLVPGTDLASVAQPGVGAAIWLRATDVQAIHDALVADGHTIVSAPIDGPFGRTFAFADPDGYHITLHDRA
- a CDS encoding MarR family winged helix-turn-helix transcriptional regulator, which encodes MGKDSGGVDLDKSLGYLLKEASSALRAGMEEVLRPLGMTVTHYSCLELLAQRPGLSNSELARGAFVTRQSMNVLLQTLERDGYVTRPVEERVGKALPARLTPRGRESLKEASAAVRAVEVRMLSDLTETEQTGAFRILQSMIDSLRSGDHGQA
- a CDS encoding ATP-binding protein, which encodes MGESLRAVGWARSLPLHSEIRIAREWARGHLETLPWAADASDVVDDVLLTVSELVTNAHVHADSNAQLVMTWDECCLHVAVHDSSTALPTPRPPSSDRPGGRGMFLVDALADEWETRPCNDGKMVIACFRPPAATQQGD
- a CDS encoding c-type cytochrome encodes the protein MRLPAEAVDGTVLIEVVRLSGLPAGREDPYPGTVAAHWAGSDAAAALSLMASLPGSEQHRCGFSPGWSVRAYDEHLGAALFEAAFCFTCHEVRMRGTAVPPALATQYFDPDSTPAQNLLSLFRGAHE